The following are encoded together in the Bos indicus isolate NIAB-ARS_2022 breed Sahiwal x Tharparkar chromosome 29, NIAB-ARS_B.indTharparkar_mat_pri_1.0, whole genome shotgun sequence genome:
- the LOC139180757 gene encoding glycine cleavage system H protein, mitochondrial, translating to MALRAVRSVRAAVGGLRAISAPSAPCLPRPWGLRAGAVRELRTGPALLSVRKFTEKHEWVTTENGVGTVGISNFAQEALGDVVYCSLPEVGTKLNKQEEFGALESVKAASELYSPLSGEVTEINKALAENPGLVNKSCYEDGWLIKMTFSNPSELDELMSEEAYEKYIKSIEE from the coding sequence ATGGCGCTGCGCGCGGTGCGGAGCGTGCGGGCCGCGGTCGGCGGCCTGCGCGCCATCTCGGCACCCAGCGCGCCCTGCTTGCCGCGGCCCTGGGGACTGCGAGCGGGTGCAGTCCGGGAGCTGCGCACCGGCCCTGCTCTGCTGTCGGTGCGGAAATTCACAGAAAAACACGAATGGGTAACAACAGAAAATGGTGTCGGAACAGTGGGAATCAGCAATTTTGCACAGGAAGCTTTGGGAGATGTTGTTTACTGTAGTCTGCCTGAAGTTGGGACAAAGTTGAACAAACAAGAGGAGTTTGGTGCTTTGGAAAGTGTGAAAGCTGCTAGTGAACTCTATTCTCCTCTATCAGGAGAAGTAACTGAAATTAATAAAGCTCTAGCAGAAAATCCAGGACTTGTCAACAAGTCTTGTTACGAAGACGGTTGGCTGATCAAGATGACATTCAGTAACCCTTCAGAACTAGATGAACTAATGAGTGAAGAAGCATAtgagaaatacataaaatctatTGAGGAGTGA